From the genome of Desertibacillus haloalkaliphilus, one region includes:
- a CDS encoding DUF456 domain-containing protein → MRAIKYTMRRMCYLNEMDFKELGRDTMTYIYLFYITVGAILGFFILGPLGAILGGFLGFLYVDRQLQRKKNEELIFKKFEELEKEINKLKNNNS, encoded by the coding sequence ATGAGAGCTATTAAATATACGATGAGAAGAATGTGTTATTTAAATGAAATGGATTTCAAAGAATTGGGGAGAGATACAATGACCTATATATATCTTTTTTATATAACAGTCGGTGCTATTTTAGGTTTTTTTATACTTGGCCCACTTGGTGCTATTTTAGGTGGTTTTTTAGGGTTTCTTTATGTAGATAGACAATTACAACGTAAGAAGAATGAGGAGTTAATCTTTAAAAAATTTGAAGAATTAGAAAAAGAAATAAATAAGTTAAAAAACAATAACAGCTAG
- a CDS encoding dihydroorotate dehydrogenase, with protein sequence MKPPKELEKELDQTRFPSPVGLSGHIDPSLSGTNAFQELGFGFIEIGPIVLNKPNDEREPIKEDQLILFSEQEEKVPLKLAIKKLTTLDLRIPIIARIDPHVKSREWDIIVQHLTPFIDAFIGTQEQISTCVEKDTMWSNRSFYVSMDANEQNTNEADLGNVLKHSCLGGIVVNVPRKSKDGYWHEVEHANEILVNKVKQLKDRHPELPVITSGGVETPEEAYSLLRAGADLLILTDGYVKAGPGLPKRIHERFMYENASSNHVQRGIWSLLFGLSILVGGIIAFYFSLTRIILPYDESFIGLTRTELSLINPMILPFMLHDRMSLAGTMISGGILYIQVARHGIQGGLHWAKVAFHSAAIIGFLGIFLFIGFGYFDWLHGLFWLILLPIYYFSYKEGKTATGSPYSIHGHNDRAWTYGLYGQLMFILLGSLILIGGIVISTIGVTSVFVSTDLTYLCMTPDMLDRLSSTLIPVIAHDRAGFGSALVSVGMLVLMISLWGFRKGERWIWNTLAIGALPAFIAGIGTHFYIGYTSFIHLLPVYVLVFLYLAGLVLSYPFLKRKR encoded by the coding sequence ATGAAACCACCTAAGGAATTAGAGAAGGAATTGGATCAGACGAGGTTTCCTTCTCCTGTTGGCTTAAGTGGACATATTGATCCTTCCTTGTCAGGCACTAACGCCTTTCAAGAATTAGGATTCGGATTCATAGAGATTGGTCCCATTGTATTGAACAAACCGAATGACGAGAGAGAACCTATAAAAGAGGACCAGCTTATCCTATTTTCTGAACAAGAAGAGAAGGTTCCTCTCAAGCTTGCAATTAAAAAACTAACAACTCTAGATCTCCGAATTCCGATTATTGCTAGAATCGATCCGCACGTTAAGAGTAGAGAATGGGACATCATTGTACAGCACCTAACCCCGTTTATAGATGCGTTTATCGGAACACAGGAGCAGATCTCCACATGTGTTGAAAAAGATACCATGTGGTCGAACCGTTCGTTTTATGTATCGATGGACGCTAATGAACAAAATACGAATGAAGCAGATCTCGGGAATGTGCTAAAACATTCTTGCCTTGGTGGGATTGTTGTGAATGTCCCTCGCAAAAGCAAGGACGGCTATTGGCATGAGGTTGAACATGCCAATGAGATACTCGTGAACAAAGTAAAACAGTTAAAAGACCGACACCCGGAACTGCCGGTAATCACCTCTGGTGGAGTTGAAACCCCTGAGGAAGCTTATTCATTACTTCGTGCTGGAGCCGACTTGCTTATTCTTACAGATGGGTATGTCAAAGCGGGTCCTGGGTTACCAAAGCGAATTCATGAGCGTTTCATGTACGAGAACGCCTCATCTAATCATGTCCAGCGCGGGATTTGGTCCCTTCTGTTCGGCCTCTCGATCCTAGTGGGGGGAATCATTGCCTTTTATTTTTCTTTAACACGGATTATCCTGCCTTACGATGAATCATTTATTGGATTAACACGGACAGAACTCTCTCTCATTAATCCAATGATTCTACCTTTTATGTTACATGACCGGATGTCATTAGCTGGGACGATGATATCAGGTGGCATCTTGTATATTCAGGTCGCACGCCATGGAATTCAAGGCGGCCTTCATTGGGCAAAGGTTGCGTTTCATTCTGCAGCAATCATTGGATTTCTCGGGATTTTTCTATTCATCGGGTTTGGCTACTTTGACTGGTTGCATGGCTTATTTTGGCTAATCTTACTACCAATCTATTATTTCAGTTATAAGGAAGGAAAAACTGCCACGGGCTCACCCTATTCTATCCATGGACACAATGACCGAGCGTGGACTTATGGGCTGTATGGTCAGCTTATGTTTATTCTACTCGGCTCATTGATACTAATCGGCGGGATAGTGATCTCTACAATCGGGGTAACGAGCGTTTTTGTGTCAACGGATTTAACCTACTTATGTATGACACCTGACATGCTAGATCGCCTTAGCTCTACCTTGATTCCGGTGATTGCCCATGACCGGGCAGGGTTTGGTAGTGCCCTTGTCAGTGTTGGTATGCTCGTTCTCATGATTTCCTTGTGGGGCTTTAGAAAAGGGGAACGCTGGATATGGAATACCCTTGCGATCGGCGCATTACCTGCGTTTATAGCAGGGATTGGCACACACTTCTATATTGGGTATACATCCTTTATCCATTTACTTCCTGTATACGTATTAGTATTTTTGTATCTAGCAGGCTTGGTATTATCGTATCCTTTTTTAAAAAGGAAGCGTTAA
- the fabI gene encoding enoyl-ACP reductase FabI gives MEDLLQLKGKNIVIMGVANERSLAWGVARSLYKAGANLIFTYRLERSLGKLNKLLNENDYSAELIVQCDVNNDESIEGAFQEIGKKVGTIHGIVHSVAFANAEDLKGDFINTSRSGYAFAQDTSSYSLIAVAREAKAYMTEGGSIVTMSYLGAERAVEGYNVMGVAKAALESSVRYLTLDLGKENIRINAISAGAIRTLAAKGVGSFNKILHKIEETAPLKRNVTQEEVGDMTIAMLSNLSRGVTGEIIYVDSGYNIIG, from the coding sequence ATGGAAGATTTACTTCAATTAAAGGGAAAAAATATTGTGATAATGGGTGTTGCTAATGAGCGGAGCCTGGCTTGGGGAGTGGCTAGGTCACTTTACAAAGCTGGTGCTAATCTTATTTTTACGTACCGTTTAGAACGTTCACTGGGAAAATTAAATAAGCTATTAAATGAGAATGACTATTCAGCTGAACTCATCGTGCAATGCGATGTAAATAATGATGAAAGTATTGAAGGTGCATTTCAAGAAATCGGAAAAAAGGTTGGGACGATCCACGGAATTGTACACTCAGTTGCATTTGCGAATGCTGAAGATTTAAAAGGGGATTTTATAAATACCTCTAGGTCTGGGTATGCTTTTGCTCAAGATACTAGTTCGTACTCTCTAATCGCTGTAGCCAGAGAAGCGAAAGCTTATATGACTGAGGGTGGCTCGATCGTGACAATGAGTTACCTTGGAGCTGAAAGAGCTGTCGAAGGTTATAATGTGATGGGGGTAGCAAAAGCAGCTCTTGAATCCTCAGTGAGATACCTGACATTAGATTTAGGAAAAGAAAATATTCGTATTAATGCTATTTCTGCTGGAGCCATTCGTACCCTTGCTGCTAAGGGTGTGGGTTCATTTAATAAAATTCTACATAAAATCGAAGAAACTGCACCTCTAAAAAGAAATGTAACACAAGAAGAGGTGGGCGATATGACAATCGCTATGCTTAGTAATCTATCCAGAGGAGTTACGGGTGAAATTATTTATGTAGATTCCGGTTATAACATCATTGGCTAA